In the genome of Carassius gibelio isolate Cgi1373 ecotype wild population from Czech Republic chromosome A25, carGib1.2-hapl.c, whole genome shotgun sequence, the window acgggagctttgtggcctggatgtgcatcccacaaatctccatcaactgcaagatgctatcctatcaatatgagccaacatttctaaagaatgctttcagcatcaatgccacgtagaattaaggcagttctgaaggcgaaagggggtcaaacacagtatgtgttcctaataatccttaagGTTAGTGTATATTAACTGTTTCATTCGTAAAAGCTAAAAGGCTGCCTCCATTTTGAGTATGAAAAACTATACTTTGATTGCTATAGAAAGCAAGCATAACTAAAATATTCTAAAAGGAttaaataagtttatttattattatttgtttaatagtgttttttattttacattattcgCTAAAGTACaggaatattttatttgatttaattttccacatttttaatacacatttttcatttaatttgacattagctttttttttagcaccatcttacaaaccccctgcagttccACCATGGTTTGGAAACCCCTCTAGATGACGAGTTTTTCTAATTAGtcttacattttctgttttaaatattcaGACTATAATCCTTGGCTAGACGTGAATTACCATAACTTGTCGTTTCAGCTCTTGAAAATTCTTTAGACTCAAATTCCTTTGATCAAAATGTCTGaagaaacatattaaaaataacaaagtcATCCCTGCTAATTTCCTGTTTTCAGGTAAAGGCCCTTGAAACATCACAAATGTCACATTCCCTGTGGGCTTTAAAGATATTGGTTCTCAGATTAAACAAACCAACAACTTAAATTTCATTCAAAaccttttgtgtttcaaagagGAAGACTTACATGTCATATGCCTACAAGGTATCAATCTCTGAAGACCTGGAGAGTATCATCTGCAGGGGGGAAGTGTGTTATACTAACTTACAAACTCCATGATCTAGGGTtgtgtttcatttaaatgttattatcaaggtatgttttacaaaaataaaaaaattgtcgcTGCCACTTGCATTGCTTTGCAAATATATGTTTGCTCAGCTTAAAGATAATGAGACAGCAGGTGTGTTTTTATTTCATAAGTCATGTTGTTGCTGCTGTGTTTTGCCCTTAATATTTAAGAGTTCAGTTTTCTTTCTCAACAGGAGAGAGGGCTGTGGGTGTCTCAGTTCCGTTGCACCACAAAGGCTGGTCATCATTAAAAGTAGGTAACAATCAGCTTTCCTATGTAAATTAAACTTTGTCTAACAAGatttaatgtactttttttttcaattaaaccaATACAAAATTATTTGATCTAAAGAGGAAAGCAGCTGGATCTTTAAGCTATAGGTTACTGTTTATAGAAAGCAAATAGGATTTAATGGAATTTCCGTTATCTAAAAACAACCTGAAAAAACATTGAAGAACAAAACCATAGTAGGGGAAGGAGTCTGATATTAGCAGCTTACATCTGACTTCTATTCAATAAGTGATGCCTTATCCTCAGTCAGATGCAGCTAAAAGAGAGCTCAGAAGACAACAGCGTCCACCATCTCTCGAGATACTCCTCAGTTGCATGACTTTGTATTGATCATTCACAACTGCAACCATCTCCAGGGTTTTTCAAAGAAGTCTTGATCTGCTGCACTTTAATCAGTTCACCTAGCTTGTTTTTCCTGTTGAGCTCAAAGAGCATGTTCCCAAATGCTCTCACACAATGATGGGAAACCATGGTGTGTTCAGGATACGCAAAAACCCAGCGTCTCATCCCATTTTTATAACTCATGCAGCCAAGAATAACAAACATGGAACGGAATCTTTTTAAACCAAGTTGGAGACAAAACTCAATCCAGGTTCCCCAGCCTTTCCAAACACCCACACCCTGGCCTTGTTCTCCATCGCTTGTATTTTAATGTGCTGTCTAGGGCCTACTGATGTGAAACTTGGGCTCACTGTTTCAGGTTTATTGCCTGGAATCTTATTTACTCTTAGAGAATAGCAATAGATAGCCATCGTTATTGAAAATTAATACTCAAAACATCTTTGACAAGATAACGGTGCAACAACCCTAACCTGTTAATGtttgcaaaaatgtaaaataagtaGTTTTTAAACTTGAACTTCACAATGCAATTCTGCACTTAAAACTATGTTACATTTAACTtcaataaatatacagtaaaagagTAATTTCACAGTAACCCATCAaagattttatttaagttttttacacattaaaatgttaatacacATGTCAGACAGCATGAATGAGTGGTTACATTGTGCAGTTGTTGATGTTAACCCCTGGATCTATAGGCTCCCCCTTTGCTAAGTCCGCCAAAACATGCATTCTTTTTATATTGCAGCTGATCCGGACCTAACCAGCACCTGGTGAAACAACACTTGCTGGGATGGGGCCTCCATAAACCTCTGGCACCACCCTCTTAATGCTGAAATCCCAAGGGCACATGCTTGTGTCCAccccaaattaaaacaaaactaaatcaaCCAAAAATGGTTTCCTACAACATCCCACGAAACAAATGAAGAAAATACAAAATTTacacacaacaaaaaaattaaatgaaaggtTTGCATACATTTgcatcataaaatatatattatattaggcAGCATAAGAGACAGTTATGAAAATGACTGAAAATGATAAGTGAAGGATGGGACTGCCTATAAAACAAATGCAGTCTTGTTAAACTGATTATTGTTTTCCCTTAAAAGTGGAAGGCCTTAACCTACTTAAAAAGTACAAAATAGAGCCAAATCCTACCAAAAGTGTGTGGAGGGGGGAAAAATACAAATCCATGTCCCTCATGCCAACCCATTACAGCAAAAAAGTTAGAATGTCACAAAACCTCAAACTATAATCATACACtacataattcaaattcaaacaaCTAAAGGTGTTTTCACACACTACGGAACTTTGCTTCAATGAGAAAACGTTGTTCCTGATGTGGAGGAATGTTCACTACACTGACAGTAGCTGAAGACTTGGGCTGGTGTAGGGAATGGATCCTGGTCTCCCTGTAACCTATTGTTTGTACAGTGCAAATCCAGCTTTTCAGTCTAGTTAGTATCACTCTGAATTTCAACCACGAACCCAACAGAGAGAAAACCAAGTTGGCCCATTCAAATGAGAGGCCACTTCAGGGACAGTTTATACAAGAACATTGTTATTCAGCCATCACAAAGAGACCAGCGCCTCTTGGCAGTTATAAAGCCGGATGTTGAACCTCTGGATGTTTCCGCACTTACTCGGACCATTAATTGAACATTGATGTTCTTGTAAATATTACCATCAATGCAAAAACCTCGCCATGATGTAAATGCACAATTCATTTGCAGATGCATACCAGAGGTCCTGGTTGTTACAAACAATCTTAGTGTCCCATTTTAACGGTTATATTCTTATTGCCATTTACATCATGTTTAAAGGAAAAAGGAATGCACCAAGATTGAACTATAACAATCAATTGGTCTTAGAAAAGGTCTCATTTCTACAATGCATCTAGTCTCATATACGCCTCTAGTTGAGAAACAATgtattttatgacaaaaaaatggAAGGAAACATCCAGGTGCTCccaaatacattttacaagaCATAGAGACTAAACAAGTttctctgttcttttttttttttttttttagtcaccaacactaaatacactttaaatatccACAGATGAACATTTGCAATCACGAGCTTAATGGATGAGAACGAGAAAGGCTATGAGAGATTTGTACTGGAGGCACACATTTTGCCAGAAGGCAATTATGGCCACCACTTGATTGTAGTTGATCAGATTGAAAAGACAATGAAAAGGCACTAGGGATGATGACTTATTCTATACCAATCTGATGTACACAGCAAGTACAGTAATGCATCTTCTTCACTAAACATTTGTGCGTATTAATCTAATCTTCCTttcacatctctaaatatctagGGAACCTTTCATGAAGACTATATTTCTAGTCTTATTTATACTGCAATATTGAAATGTAGCCTTAAAATGGTCTCTGTACTGAAATAATGtgaaattttaacatttaaaaaccaaTCAAAAATGAAAGGCATTGTGCAGTTTCATGCATACAATAAATTCCCTCGCAGCAAACAAGGTAAGTGTACCACTAAACTAAAACTACCGAATACCACTcaaacccacccacccaccaaaCGCCCCTATTAGCATTCTGTCAGTTATCCACAAGAATAAGCAGTTTGTCATACCCTTTGCCACTATATTGAGAGAAAATGTGTTTCCTACTGAAATTAGAAGTACCTGAATTCTAGCATTGATTTCAGTACTTTACAAACACAGCGAAATGACGATGAATTGCATGAACCTTTTGTCAGAGGGTAAACAGGCCCTTTAATAACTAAACTATATCTTTGTTAATATCTTTCAACAGAATATCTCCAATCTATACCAAAATGCCTGGTTGGAAATGGTGAAAACATTTGACAAAATCCAGTTAAGTCCTTATTGGATATCAGCTCTCCGTAATAAAAAGTGACTGATGAGGTTGTGCGTGTTTTGGAGGTTAAGATGTGAATTAGGTCACTGAGTTTTGTTGCTACATCACTGGGGGAGCATCTTGGAGGAAGGGGGTAAAAGAAGAGCGGACAGTCCGTCCTTTCAAAGCCTGCTGGACACGGAAGTTGTTGACCATACTTCTCTGCAACTGTTCCTCCGCCGATGTGAACAGCAAGCTTCGAAACACTGCTAActgaaaaaagataaaaaaagaatgatagagaatatgtaaaaaaaaggGGACACATTCAAATAAAGTTATTTAGAATGAGAGCAAATACCCTGTAATTTCCTGTCTTACATTCCCCAAACAGATCAGCCTCCTACCTGATCATGACTGACTTCAATGTGCTGTTTCATCACGATCCATGTCACCGCCTCAGTAAGAGGAGGAGTGGTCAGAGAGCCTGCGTATGTCCAATAGTCATTGATGTTTTCTGGGAGGAGACAAGCAGGATCGAACTTGGTGAACTCTACCACGCTGTCCTGGGTGGAAAAGGATGAGGATATTACACACTGTGCAATTGTTAAACAAAATGTATGCAACAAGTTTATCCCGGATCCCACTGTTTCCAAAGCTTAATACTCTTAGTTCTTAGTCTCAGTTTATAACGCGCAAAACTGTCAAAGCTCAATGTGTACAAAACATGTTTAATATCTTACCTTGTGCCTGACTGCAGGCAAGGCATCCACAAGTTTCTGCAGACCCTCGTGTCTCTTTCCAACCTATGTAATagcaaatgtaatgttaaaattaaaatgttatttgtttttaagtcTACTAAGCTTAAAGATGTTTGATATTAATTACATCAGTACCTTCAGAAAGACTGCGATCACAGCTAGTCCATTCTCCTCAATAACAGACTCCTCAAACAGACTGTACTTGTCAGAGTTCCAGTGAACAAGATGGAGCTGTGaggaaacagagcagatacacACCCATGCCATTGTGAATGAAATTAACGGGCACATTTCCCATAATGCCTTTCATTTGGTTCAGGTTACAACAGTAGTTCATCCTGTTACACAATCCTGCAGTTGAACAAAGTtgggttttgtgtttttgtcgtGCCGCAATGGCTTTAACCAACATCCGCAGAAAATGGACAGAACTCCATTAATTCTGGTACGATAAGATTCAACCAAGGAGATGGCAATAAAAGCACTTTATGCAATAAAAGATACATTTGCAGGACCGAAACCTgagctgttacacacacacacacacacacagtaaaaaacaATTCTTggctcaaatattttttttttctctccaaagtTTGCACGCCTGTagtattaaagatatcttaatgCCGCTTTAGACTTTGGGTCTTAAACTTTCCTTTTACAGTGACAGGGTGGGTTTGTGTAACTATGCGACAGAGCAGTCCGTTAAAGACGCAACTGTATGATGTTATagtatgtcccaaagcttgcctactCTTCTACTACACGCTTAGTAGGTGTACTTTTTCTTCACCTAAAGAAGTACATACTTTAAGggcgtagtataagtaggcacaTTGGGCCGCAGCAAGTGAATGGAGAAAGTGAATTGAAATGATGATTCAGTCTaagcattgcatttttaaatgaaaacgcactagtgtaaacaCAGCCCAGGACATCATCAGTGAAGAGAGGGCTTGTCGGTCTCCTAACAAATGCAGACTTGCTCATTTTTACAAAACCTAATGAGTGACTCACATACTGACTGAAAACTATTTGAACTTTAAAACTATCTgcactgattttttttgtgttggtTACATTGTGTTCTTTTGTGCAGTGGCTCAGGAGATGATTCTTTGGGtctgtaaaaacttcaacaaaCTGAGAAAGTATTATactgtttgcctttctattactaataatataaaagcaatcgttaacATAATTCTTTTCATACCTTttaattcctttatttaacagttctatctgattattacatCGACTTCTAatctgtattagacagaactgcaTTATGAACAACAACTTTTGGTACATGATAAAAGCTCCTTGTGGTTTCTCGGTTTGAGCAATCAGAAATGATGCAAAACATGTGCATTTTTGAGTTTGTGATAGTGGTTCCTATGTAGAAAATCACTTCCTGCCCTCCATCTTCATTTCACAACACAGCAACACATTGAAGTGATGTCATGTGCAAACAAGCTATTCATTGATGTGACTATCCCACAAGAGAAATAGCGAGGCGTTCCCAACGGTAAAGTCTCCACCCTCTATTTCAGAGAAGCTCTGTCTGTGTCGCAAGAGAGAAATACTtccttataataaaaaaataacagacaGCTCAAAAAGATGACAAAGTAATGGAGTGATTGTGTTTTTCATTGTTAAATATAGAATAAATTCGTACATAAAGGTACCTCAGCAGGGTAAAGGCGGCGGTCTATGGAGTGTTCCGAGCCCCAGGTGTTGTTCTCCCCCCAGTGAAAATGAAACTGGCATAGTCTGAACTGATCCTCCAGTGGTCCTCCTTTCAGAGCTAAAAGAGGTTCATTTCAGTTCACAGTTTTTCCTCACACCACAGAACCATTCATTTGTTCTTTTCACCCACAACTGTTAgacaataatacaattaaaacaccATGTTTCTCTGTGTTCTTGTTAACAGAATTAACACACTGGAAATTGTTTTACTATTGtaaaatctgaataaattaaTATGGGATCAAGCTTTCCATTCAGtttgtgtcatttttatattttattaaaagacaGTAATTACCAATTCCAAGTCAACATAGTAGTTCTGACAATAAAGATAGCTTACTGGATTTGTCAGTGGTGTCGTCATACTCGACCAGAAAAGAGTAGCCATTATTCCAGATCTGCTGGCAGGTTCTCGGGTCATACTGAACCTTCAGGGGTCTGAGCTGCGGATCAAAGATGCTTTCACGCACCACAATGTCAACTGGTGACTGCCGATCTCCTCCGGGAACAGCGAGCGGCTCCTGCCACATCGGATGCACTGGGAAGAGAAGGACTGGTCAGGACAACTAGTGATCTAGGCAGCATTTTGGTCATCGAAAATGTGCAAATGCAAGCGTAGTGCTTCAAAATGCTGTCTACGTAGACAAAATCCTAAACAGCctaaaaagaaacacattttagaaACTGTATGCCAGTTATTACTAAAaacatcaagacacaaacatgcCTTATCAAAACATATAGAATACATACTAGACAAACAGAGAGATAGAACACCTACATTTTATGGCACAAAGTGCAGCCTCGTGCGTTGCGTTACACATTTGTTCTGAAATTAAATGCTTAAAATCCAAAAGCAGCGAAAAGAAACCCAACGCAGGACAAAAAGCAGACGATCTGTTCTTCTGGAACTTGTTAGAGAAGTGAAAGTCGAGAAGAAAATATGCTTCCTTCTGTGAGTTGatgattcaaaaaaaaatttaaaaaaaaaactcacatgtGGAGGAATGTCAGGGAAAAACTGACTGTAGAGTTCAACAGGAAGACAGTCAGCTGAGTTTTATGCCACCTTTATGAATAGACATCCCCTTGGGAATATTTTAGGCGATCCTTGAGCAAACATGTAAAATCTCCTTTATACAACGAGAAGCTTACACAATAACTGCTTAGATTGTGGTCACATGCTCCAGATTCTATAAAAGGAGAGGATTTAAAGCAGCCGGAGAATTTGACCAACTGCCTTTCATGAGATTAAAATGGCCTTTACTATAATTCCCGTCAGTCATTTAAGTGGTCCAGCAAAGACGGATTACAACCGTGCCGACCCATTTTATGGAAAGCAAACACAGCATGGGTTTTAGCTAACTATATTATAAAGTATCAAAAGACAAAGTCATTTAAGCTTAGTCTTtgattaaatctaaattaaaatgaacttttgTAATAAACTTGATTGGGATTGTTAACTCTCTTATTTTCTTTCCCAAAACCATAGCTGACAGACCACATTAAACAACTAGGCTAATTGTGTGTAACCTTTACTTATTTAACTTCAACTGGTCTTTACTTGTATGTggctttaaatatgtaaacaattatAACCGGAAAAGAGTGGCTTTGATTGTTGATAAACCAATCTGGTTTAGATAAGATAAGGTCTATACAATGCAAATGACTGCTAGAAGGTGCTACTAATCGTACGGAAAATAGTACAAATAACTATTGTTATATGtatgatatattataaataattactcCCACTGAGTGACACCTCAGTTAAGCCTAAGTTTACAACCTTGTTTTTCCTCATTCTCAACTCATTCTTgcaaaaactacataaaaaaaaaaaaaaaaaatatatatatatatatatatttgattggaATTGAACATTTACTCAAGCATTTCCTGAAAATGTATGGAAAATTCATGAAAAAGAGCACTATTTCTTACcctgtttaaagttttttttatttgcttatcagtagctaataacaaataaatgaataacatacTCGTACTAAAAAGTGATAAaactcagtttatttattttaaaaagctcttagggagaaaaataa includes:
- the LOC127947427 gene encoding carbonic anhydrase 5B, mitochondrial isoform X1; translated protein: MVTLAAIVAPLGRQIHRHLVKHVRSQRWIPARACNLSVCSSKLALSQVHPMWQEPLAVPGGDRQSPVDIVVRESIFDPQLRPLKVQYDPRTCQQIWNNGYSFLVEYDDTTDKSTLKGGPLEDQFRLCQFHFHWGENNTWGSEHSIDRRLYPAELHLVHWNSDKYSLFEESVIEENGLAVIAVFLKVGKRHEGLQKLVDALPAVRHKDSVVEFTKFDPACLLPENINDYWTYAGSLTTPPLTEAVTWIVMKQHIEVSHDQLAVFRSLLFTSAEEQLQRSMVNNFRVQQALKGRTVRSSFTPFLQDAPPVM
- the LOC127947427 gene encoding carbonic anhydrase 5B, mitochondrial isoform X2; the encoded protein is MCNATHEAALCAIKLHPMWQEPLAVPGGDRQSPVDIVVRESIFDPQLRPLKVQYDPRTCQQIWNNGYSFLVEYDDTTDKSTLKGGPLEDQFRLCQFHFHWGENNTWGSEHSIDRRLYPAELHLVHWNSDKYSLFEESVIEENGLAVIAVFLKVGKRHEGLQKLVDALPAVRHKDSVVEFTKFDPACLLPENINDYWTYAGSLTTPPLTEAVTWIVMKQHIEVSHDQLAVFRSLLFTSAEEQLQRSMVNNFRVQQALKGRTVRSSFTPFLQDAPPVM
- the LOC127947427 gene encoding carbonic anhydrase 5B, mitochondrial isoform X3, whose amino-acid sequence is MQNTSLKTAPKKQLHPMWQEPLAVPGGDRQSPVDIVVRESIFDPQLRPLKVQYDPRTCQQIWNNGYSFLVEYDDTTDKSTLKGGPLEDQFRLCQFHFHWGENNTWGSEHSIDRRLYPAELHLVHWNSDKYSLFEESVIEENGLAVIAVFLKVGKRHEGLQKLVDALPAVRHKDSVVEFTKFDPACLLPENINDYWTYAGSLTTPPLTEAVTWIVMKQHIEVSHDQLAVFRSLLFTSAEEQLQRSMVNNFRVQQALKGRTVRSSFTPFLQDAPPVM